In Primulina eburnea isolate SZY01 chromosome 3, ASM2296580v1, whole genome shotgun sequence, one DNA window encodes the following:
- the LOC140825785 gene encoding protein MANNAN SYNTHESIS-RELATED 1-like — protein sequence MVIIDLRQVMAAILTFSMFIMLGNMIKRDHIDPFFETAQESPTVAENEFKVSKTAEVILVEESYGPWQEHYKPTKRCWKPTFKGKDQSNGYILFSLTHGPEFHASQVANAVEVARRLGATLALPDIKGTKSAEKKSFGDIYDVKNFVKTLKVVVRVDEDPPIELSNSRLPIVRIPERVSEGFISSEIEPVFRAKRNLRIVTHFNSSPMTEAKENKLASTHQCLAMFESLKLQPELQGLVDSMVGAMRSLSQKSKGRFVAVDLRSEMLQKKTCQESDAWGKRCYDEEEMAEFLTRIGFKEQATVYLTQTGWQGGGLKKFRNAFPNTFTKDVIMPAYGKAKFLNSEIPEYERLIDYFICVQGDVFVPSVIGRFYSSVLGQRIASGRTRVFVPTKRVGASNDSVVDHLSLYIQKKNHDAHSCFC from the exons ATGGTGATAATTGATTTGAGGCAAGTGATGGCTGCAATCCTTACATTTTCCATGTTCATAATGCTGGGAAACATGATCAAGAGGGACCATATTGATCCATTTTTT GAAACCGCGCAAGAATCGCCCACAGTCGCTGAAAATGAGTTCAAAGTTTCGAAAACCGCCGAGGTTATTCTGGTTGAAGAGAGTTACGGCCCTTGGCAGGAACATTACAAACCCACCAAACGTTGTTGGAAACCAACATTCA AAGGAAAAGATCAGTCAAATGGTTACATCCTTTTCTCTTTGACTCATGGCCCTGAATTTCATGCTTCTCAg GTAGCAAATGCCGTGGAAGTAGCAAGGCGTCTTGGTGCAACACTTGCACTTCCTGACATAAAAGGAACCAAATCTGCAGAAAAAAA GTCTTTCGGAGACATCTACGATGTCAAAAACTTCGTTAAAACCTTGAAGGTAGTAGTCCGAGTTGACGAGGATCCACCCATTGAACTATCCAACTCGAGGCTCCCCATCGTGAGGATCCCTGAAAGAGTTTCGGAGGGTTTCATCAGCTCAGAAATCGAGCCCGTTTTTCGTGCCAAAAGAAACTTGAGGATTGTCACTCACTTCAATTCTTCACCGATGACAGAGGCAAAAGAAAACAAGTTAGCAAGTACACACCAATGCCTGGCTATGTTTGAAAGCCTTAAACTTCAACCTGAGTTGCAAGGACTCGTCGATTCGATGGTGGGAGCAATGCGAAGCCTGAGCCAGAAATCTAAGGGACGTTTTGTCGCTGTCGACTTAAGGTCGGAAATGTTGCAGAAAAAGACCTGTCAGGAGTCTGATGCATGGGGTAAACGGTGCTACGACGAGGAGGAGATGGCGGAGTTCTTGACGAGGATTGGGTTTAAAGAACAGGCAACTGTGTATTTAACTCAGACAGGATGGCAGGGTGGTGGTCTCAAAAAATTCAGGAATGCTTTTCCCAACACTTTCACTAAG GATGTAATAATGCCGGCTTATGGAAAGGCAAAGTTCTTAAACTCAGAAATTCCTGAATACGAAAGATTAATCGACTACTTCATATGCGTGCAAGGAGACGTGTTCGTTCCATCAGTCATCGGCAGGTTCTATTCCAGCGTCTTGGGGCAAAGGATTGCTTCCGGCAGGACACGAGTATTCGTTCCGACCAAGAGAGTTGGTGCCTCTAATGACTCTGTCGTCGATCACCTATCCCTCTACATACAAAAGAAGAACCATGATGCGCACTCatgtttttgttaa
- the LOC140828118 gene encoding protein MANNAN SYNTHESIS-RELATED 2-like — translation MVIIDLRQVMAAILTFSMFIMLGNMIKRDHIDPLFETVQPRASNNKFQVSKATDVRLVEESYGPWQEHYKPAKHCWKKPAIKGKDQSNCYIFFSLTQGPEFHASQVANVVEVARRVGTATLALPDIKGTKFGEKKSFGDVYDVNNFVTTLKGLVRVDKNPPIDLSNSSLPIVRIPESVSEDLIDSEIVPIFRVKRNLRIVTSFESSPRTKAKENNLASSYRCTAMFESLKLQVELQELVDSTVASLRSLSQKSKGRFVAVDLRAEMMQKKACQEADASSKRCYDGNEMAEFLTRIGFKEQVIVYLTQTGWQGDFLKEFRNAFPNTFTKDVIMPAYAKAKFLNSEIPEYERFIDFHICSQGDVFVPAVMGRFYASVVGQRVASGRTQVFVPAKKVGASNDSADDYLSLYLQKKNHDAHSCFC, via the exons atggTGATAATTGATTTGAGGCAAGTGATGGCTGCAATCCTTACGTTTTCAATGTTCATAATGCTGGGAAACATGATCAAGAGGGACCATATCGATCCACTTTTT GAAACCGTGCAACCCAGAGCCTCCAATAACAAGTTCCAAGTTTCGAAAGCCACTGATGTTAGACTTGTTGAAGAGAGTTACGGCCCCTGGCAGGAACACTACAAACCCGCCAAACATTGCTGGAAAAAACCTGCAATCA AAGGAAAAGATCAGTCAAATTGCTATATCTTTTTCTCGTTGACTCAGGGCCCTGAATTTCATGCTTCTCAG GTTGCTAACGTTGTGGAAGTAGCAAGGCGTGTTGGTACTGCAACACTTGCACTTCCTGATATAAAAGGAACCAAATTCGGAGAAAAAAA GTCTTTTGGAGATGTCTACGATGTCAACAACTTCGTTACAACCTTGAAGGGATTAGTTCGAGTTGACAAGAATCCACCCATTGACCTATCAAACTCGAGCCTGCCCATTGTGAGGATCCCTGAAAGTGTTTCTGAAGATTTAATCGACTCAGAAATTGTCCCCATCTTTCGTGTCAAAAGAAACTTGAGGATTGTCACTAGCTTCGAGTCTTCACCAAGGACAAAGGCGAAAGAAAACAATTTAGCAAGTTCATACAGGTGCACTGCTATGTTTGAAAGCCTTAAACTTCAGGTGGAGTTGCAAGAACTTGTTGATTCTACTGTGGCATCGTTGCGGAGCCTGAGCCAGAAGTCTAAGGGACGTTTTGTTGCGGTCGACTTGAGGGCTGAAATGATGCAGAAAAAGGCTTGCCAGGAGGCTGATGCATCGAGTAAACGGTGCTATGATGGGAATGAAATGGCGGAGTTTTTGACGAGGATTGGATTTAAAGAACAGGTGATTGTGTATTTAACTCAGACAGGATGGCAGGGTGACTTTCTCAAAGAATTCAGGAATGCTTTTCCCAACACTTTTACTAAG GATGTAATAATGCCGGCTTATGCAAAGGCCAAGTTCTTGAATTCAGAAATACCTGAATATGAAAGATTCATCGACTTTCATATTTGCTCGCAAGGCGATGTGTTTGTGCCAGCGGTCATGGGAAGATTCTATGCCAGCGTCGTGGGGCAAAGGGTCGCCTCCGGCAGGACACAAGTGTTTGTTCCGGCCAAGAAAGTTGGTGCCTCCAATGATTCTGCCGATGATTACCTATCCCTTTACCTTCAGAAAAAGAACCATGACGCGCACTCATGTTTCTGCTGA
- the LOC140825784 gene encoding LOW QUALITY PROTEIN: wall-associated receptor kinase-like 8 (The sequence of the model RefSeq protein was modified relative to this genomic sequence to represent the inferred CDS: deleted 1 base in 1 codon), translating to MAKKKMGFPFLLISLLRWGIVSQSVSLSKPGCPEKCGNITIPYPFGIGSKCSESSSFTVVCQNSSIPFLSRINLEIVNISLKGMVKVKQHISPMACTVEQRTMSLINSLLGSPFIISESYNKLIVLGCRNAGWLRANKTSTTIGGCMAICDANTTGLNSCNGVNCCQISITLGLQEPDFTYLSVEPLGKNINSCGYAFLAEEAWFQRDYKTFKGFQHDLLNPFDEEFRFATLALEWIPENPIISVNARCVDRDREYHDHFGYYKKYTDVGRFRLCSCVDGFEGNPYLLEGCRDVDECSDTMLHFCNGTCVNTPGSHRCDLVHQNDHGYQEVKFAMIIIGNLLNALLLIIAVCTFFNVAIKKIRANRRLKNFRRNGGLLLEQHELFASEKGVEKIKLFSSKDLAQATDQYNENRVLGRGGQGTVYKGMLADGKIVAVKKSKSINEGDFETFINEVVILSQINHRNIVKLLGCCLETKVPLLVYEFIPNGTLFQHIHDPTDEFPLTWEMRLRIATDVANSLSYLHSATSVSIYHRDIKSQNILLDEKYRAKVSDFGTSKSVAIDQTHLTTRVLGTFGYLDPEYFRSSHFTEKSDVYSFGVVMVELLTGEKAVSTVRAEEGKSLAIHFLQSMEEDNLFDILDPLVLKEGPKVEIVAIAKLARRCLHMNGKKRPTMKEVAVELEGIKISKAFRHEDHEEDEALHSIDACSSFNSTTSSAHIHPIFMEQP from the exons ATGGCCAAGAAGAAAATGGGGTTTCCTTTCTTACTAATCTCCTTACTACGCTGGGGTATAGTGTCTCAATCGGTATCTTTGTCGAAGCCCGGGTGCCCAGAAAAGTGTGGGAATATCACCATTCCCTATCCATTTGGGATTGGTTCGAAATGCAGTGAGAGTTCATCATTCACGGTAGTTTGCCAAAATTCTTCAATCCCATTCCTAAGCAGAATCAATTTGGAAATAGTCAATATTTCCTTGAAAGGCATGGTTAAAGTGAAACAGCATATCTCACCAATGGCATGTACTGTTGAACAGCGGACAATGTCTTTGATTAATTCATTACTGGGAAGTCCTTTTATTATTTCTGAATCCTACAATAAGTTGATTGTTTTAGGCTGCCGAAATGCGGGATGGTTGCGTGCTAATAAAACGTCGACCACTATCGGTGGATGCATGGCCATTTGTGATGCCAATACGACAGGACTCAACAGTTGCAATGGTGTTAACTGCTGCCAGATTTCAATCACACTAGGGCTTCAAGAACCTGATTTTACTTATCTAAGCGTTGAGCCATTAGGCAAAAATATTAATTCTTGCGGATATGCTTTTCTTGCTGAGGAGGCGTGGTTCCAAAGGGATTATAAGACGTTCAAAGGCTTTCAGCATGATTTGTTAAATCCATTTGATGAAGAATTTAGATTTGCAACTTTGGCACTCGAGTGGATACCAGAGAACCCCATCATTTCCGTTAATGCTCGTTGCGTTGATAGAGATCGTGAATACCATGATCATTTTGGTTATTATAAAAAGTACACTGACGTAGGACGTTTTAGATTATGCTCTTGCGTTGATGGATTTGAGGGAAATCCTTATCTACTGGAAGGTTGCCGCGACGTTGATGAATGTAGTGATACAATGCTTCATTTCTGCAACGGCACTTGTGTCAACACACCTGGGTCTCACAGATGTGATCTTGTGCATCAAAATGATCACGGATATCAGGAAGTGAAATTTGCAATGATCATAATCGGTAATTTGTTAAACGCCTTACTTTTGATCATTGCCGTGTGCACATTTTTTAATGTCGCGATTAAAAAAATCAGAGCTAATCGCAGATTGAAGAACTTCAGACGAAATGGTGGCTTATTGTTGGAACAACATGAGCTGTTTGCTTCTGAAAAAGGCGTAGAGAAAATCAAGCTGTTTAGCTCAAAAGATTTGGCACAAGCCACTGATCAATACAATGAAAATCGTGTGCTTGGCCGCGGCGGCCAAGGCACTGTCTACAAAGGAATGTTGGCAGATGGAAAGATTGTGGCAGTTAAGAAGTCCAAGAGTATAAATGAAGGTGATTTCGAAACATTTATTAACGAGGTTGTCATTTTATCACAAATAAACCATAGAAACATTGTCAAGCTGTTGGGATGTTGCCTAGAGACTAAAGTTCCACTTCTGGTGTACGAGTTCATCCCCAACGGCACACTATTTCAGCATATCCATGATCCTACTGATGAATTCCCGTTGACATGGGAGATGCGTTTACGCATCGCCACAGATGTAGCTAACTCTCTATCTTACTTACACTCGGCCACATCAGTTTCTATATATCACCGGGATATCAAGTCTCAGAACATTCTCTTGGATGAAAAATATCGGGCAAAAGTTTCCGACTTTggaacatcaaaatcagttgcCATTGACCAAACTCATTTAACCACCAGAGTTCTG GGCACTTTTGGTTACCTGGATCCAGAGTACTTCCGATCGAGCCATTTCACGGAGAAAAGTGATGTTTACAGTTTTGGTGTCGTCATGGTTGAGCTTTTGACTGGGGAGAAGGCAGTCTCAACGGTTAGAGCAGAAGAAGGAAAGAGTTTGGCCATACATTTCTTGCAGTCAATGGAGGAAGACAACTTGTTCGACATTCTTGATCCTCTGGTGCTCAAAGAAGGCCCAAAAGTAGAAATCGTGGCCATCGCAAAACTTGCGAGAAGGTGCCTCCACATGAATGGAAAGAAAAGGCCAACGATGAAGGAAGTAGCAGTTGAGTTGGAAGGAATTAAGATTTCGAAAGCTTTTCGGCATGAAGATCACGAGGAAGACGAAGCACTCCATTCAATTGATGCATGTTCCTCCTTCAATTCCACCACATCATCAGCCCATATTCATCCTATCTTCATGGAACAACCATAA